In one Planktothrix serta PCC 8927 genomic region, the following are encoded:
- a CDS encoding DUF29 domain-containing protein, translated as MNSTTHETDFYAWTQEQVQLLKTGQLHQIDWQNIAEEIEDMGRSEKRQLESRLELLIMHLLKWQFQPNLRSRSWQLTIKEQRLRLAKLLQKNPSLQPNLTEAIEDVYPLATISAERETGLSLFPETCPYTLTEILSLEFLPE; from the coding sequence ATGAACTCAACGACTCATGAAACAGACTTTTATGCTTGGACACAGGAACAAGTACAGCTATTAAAAACAGGACAACTTCATCAAATCGATTGGCAAAATATTGCTGAAGAAATAGAAGACATGGGACGCTCTGAAAAACGACAATTAGAAAGTCGATTAGAACTCTTAATTATGCACTTATTAAAATGGCAATTCCAGCCAAACTTACGTTCTCGAAGTTGGCAATTAACAATTAAAGAGCAACGCCTCCGGTTAGCAAAACTTCTACAAAAAAACCCTAGTCTTCAACCTAATTTGACCGAAGCGATAGAAGATGTTTATCCTTTGGCTACTATCAGCGCGGAAAGAGAAACGGGGTTATCTTTATTTCCTGAAACTTGTCCCTATACCTTAACAGAGATTTTATCCCTTGAATTTTTACCCGAATAA
- a CDS encoding DUF433 domain-containing protein, translated as MQLQDYLEFINPDEIHLKGHRIGIEDVIKYYLDGYTPEQILQELPTLNLEKIYAVITYYLQNRSAMDAYLLRLWKQREQHYQEFITHPSPLRQRLQAVKQQREQEKLKYESSVSP; from the coding sequence ATGCAGTTACAAGATTACTTAGAATTTATTAATCCTGATGAAATTCACCTCAAAGGTCATCGCATTGGCATTGAGGATGTGATCAAATATTATCTGGATGGATATACCCCGGAACAAATTTTACAAGAGTTACCCACTCTAAACCTAGAAAAAATTTATGCGGTGATAACCTATTATTTACAAAATCGTTCTGCGATGGATGCTTATCTATTGCGGTTATGGAAACAACGAGAACAACATTATCAAGAGTTTATCACTCATCCTTCACCGTTAAGACAACGTTTGCAAGCGGTTAAACAGCAACGAGAACAGGAGAAATTAAAATATGAAAGTTCGGTTTCTCCTTGA
- a CDS encoding DUF29 domain-containing protein → MNTNLYEKDYYQWLNKTAYLLAEGRFSDLDIPNLVEEIESMGKSQKRAIESYLNVLLLHLLKRKYQPGHRSGSWRGSIRNSRWGIHKRIQESPSLKSYPQDVFLECYTLARANAADETGLPLEMFPELPPFSIEQVLDEHFLPSESTLLES, encoded by the coding sequence ATGAATACAAATTTGTACGAAAAAGACTATTACCAATGGTTAAACAAAACGGCTTACCTCCTAGCAGAAGGTCGTTTTTCTGACCTGGATATTCCGAACTTAGTCGAAGAAATCGAATCAATGGGAAAAAGCCAAAAACGAGCCATAGAATCTTATCTCAATGTACTATTATTGCATCTATTAAAACGGAAATACCAGCCAGGACATCGAAGTGGTAGTTGGAGAGGTTCAATTCGCAATAGTCGGTGGGGAATTCACAAACGCATTCAAGAAAGTCCAAGCTTAAAATCCTATCCGCAAGATGTTTTTTTAGAATGTTACACTTTAGCCAGAGCGAATGCGGCTGATGAAACAGGATTACCCTTAGAAATGTTTCCCGAACTTCCTCCTTTTAGCATTGAACAGGTTTTAGATGAGCATTTTTTACCCTCTGAATCAACTCTGTTAGAATCATAA
- a CDS encoding DUF5615 family PIN-like protein, which yields MKVRFLLDENLPPKLKLAVQRFNSDIDIIRVGEPEAPPLGTLDPELLNYLEISQRLLVTDNRNSMGGHLQDHWGKGGHIWGLVWLRPGGTIRTWSESLVLIWEITEVEEWLDKLDWIPY from the coding sequence ATGAAAGTTCGGTTTCTCCTTGATGAAAATTTACCCCCAAAATTGAAGTTAGCGGTACAACGTTTTAATTCAGATATTGATATTATCAGAGTTGGAGAACCAGAAGCACCCCCATTAGGAACCCTTGATCCAGAACTGCTGAATTATTTGGAAATCTCCCAACGATTATTAGTAACAGACAACCGCAATAGTATGGGAGGACATTTGCAGGATCATTGGGGAAAAGGTGGACATATTTGGGGATTAGTTTGGTTACGTCCAGGTGGTACAATTAGAACTTGGTCAGAATCTTTAGTGTTAATTTGGGAGATTACTGAAGTTGAGGAGTGGTTAGACAAATTAGACTGGATTCCTTATTAA
- a CDS encoding metallophosphoesterase, whose translation MYPLLTGKLKIEQLTVAIANLPPKLSGIKLVQLTDFHYDGLRLSKQLLKEAIAVTNQAKPDLIVLTGDYVTHDPTPIHQLTVYLKQLYSKAGVYGVLGNHDHYYSYSKKTVTDALNEIGIQVLCNQIAYPMGVELALIGLGDLKSKQFQPHKVMNTLDEKIPRIILSHNPDTAEILQQWRVDLQLSGHTHGGQIVLPKLGVLPSLLPSIRRHIPQPFHRWIPFFSNCNLIYKHWNWASGLHQVGNNYLYVNRGLGTYLPGRWNCPPEVTIITLKSKV comes from the coding sequence ATGTATCCGCTTTTAACGGGAAAATTAAAGATTGAACAGTTAACCGTTGCGATCGCTAACCTCCCCCCTAAATTGAGTGGAATAAAATTAGTACAGCTTACAGATTTTCATTATGATGGGTTGCGATTATCTAAACAATTGTTAAAAGAAGCGATCGCTGTTACCAATCAAGCTAAACCCGATTTAATTGTATTAACGGGGGATTATGTTACCCATGATCCGACACCAATTCATCAACTCACAGTTTACCTTAAACAATTATATAGCAAAGCCGGAGTTTATGGCGTTTTAGGCAATCATGATCATTATTATTCCTATTCTAAAAAAACCGTTACTGATGCTTTAAATGAAATCGGAATTCAGGTGCTATGTAATCAAATTGCTTATCCTATGGGAGTAGAACTTGCTTTAATTGGATTAGGAGATTTAAAATCAAAACAATTTCAGCCACACAAGGTAATGAATACCTTAGATGAAAAAATCCCAAGAATTATTTTATCTCATAACCCGGATACTGCCGAAATCTTACAGCAATGGCGAGTCGATTTACAGCTTTCTGGCCATACTCATGGCGGTCAAATCGTGTTACCCAAGTTAGGGGTATTACCTTCTTTATTACCTTCTATTCGTCGCCATATCCCCCAACCTTTTCATCGTTGGATTCCATTTTTTTCAAATTGCAATTTAATTTATAAACATTGGAATTGGGCATCAGGATTGCATCAAGTTGGGAATAATTATTTATATGTAAATCGCGGTTTAGGAACCTATTTACCGGGGCGTTGGAATTGTCCGCCAGAAGTTACAATTATTACTTTAAAATCTAAAGTTTAA
- a CDS encoding NB-ARC domain-containing protein produces the protein MTTEELLQWTDDLVFAKTEKHLDSVEMAILEGTWQGLKYEEIAKTCNRSNSHVKNIAAELWKTLSDVLGEDIKQSNVCSSLERKAGYNIYNYVNSSSEIVSSKINTHINICQENSKYPEDTRQRSQSPPETAQTPNESPIINLIDAPTLTDFYARTSELSTLKQWILEKHTRLITIYGLSGIGKSALTLQLIEEINTEFDYIIWKNLSNRLTLSRLETELKEFFYQSQQTPLSTIIDCFRQSRCLVILDDVQEIFQIGELAGQYLPEYQDYSKFFRKVTTSSHQSCLILLSWTTPREIVTLEAENQPLKSLNLRGLGEAATEILRQKGLKDEENWLELITLYQGHPSWLKIIAATIKEIYNGSVSLFLADQQNIYLGDLEHLLELHLERLSLSEKQVIHGLANQDQPVNFSETLLDIELSKSEFLQVIKSLIRRSLIEKVEIGERSLLTLNPIFKSYIKQK, from the coding sequence ATGACTACAGAGGAACTGTTGCAATGGACAGATGATCTTGTATTTGCCAAAACGGAGAAACACCTGGATTCTGTGGAAATGGCTATCTTAGAAGGAACTTGGCAAGGATTAAAATATGAAGAAATTGCTAAAACTTGTAATCGTAGTAATTCCCATGTTAAAAATATAGCTGCGGAATTATGGAAGACGTTATCGGATGTGTTAGGGGAAGATATTAAACAGTCTAATGTTTGTTCTAGTTTAGAAAGAAAAGCGGGATATAATATTTACAATTATGTAAACTCTTCTTCAGAGATTGTTAGTAGTAAAATTAATACTCATATTAATATTTGCCAAGAAAATAGTAAATATCCAGAAGATACTAGACAGCGATCGCAATCTCCCCCAGAAACTGCCCAAACCCCAAATGAGTCTCCAATTATCAACTTAATAGATGCACCGACATTAACAGACTTTTACGCTCGCACTTCCGAACTCTCCACCCTCAAACAATGGATATTAGAAAAACACACTCGCCTGATTACAATCTATGGATTAAGTGGAATTGGGAAAAGTGCGTTAACGCTTCAACTTATCGAAGAAATTAATACCGAATTTGATTATATTATCTGGAAAAACTTAAGTAACCGCCTTACCCTGTCAAGACTCGAAACCGAACTCAAAGAATTTTTTTATCAATCTCAACAAACCCCCTTATCTACAATTATTGACTGTTTTCGTCAGTCTCGCTGTTTAGTGATTCTGGATGATGTGCAGGAAATTTTTCAAATTGGTGAGTTAGCAGGTCAATATTTACCTGAATATCAAGATTATAGTAAATTTTTTAGAAAAGTTACCACATCTAGTCATCAAAGTTGTTTGATTCTCCTGAGTTGGACAACACCGAGAGAAATTGTTACCTTAGAAGCAGAGAATCAACCTCTAAAAAGCTTAAATTTGAGAGGTTTAGGAGAAGCAGCAACAGAAATTTTAAGACAGAAAGGATTAAAAGATGAGGAAAACTGGTTAGAATTAATTACCCTATATCAAGGTCATCCTTCCTGGTTAAAGATTATCGCTGCAACCATTAAAGAGATCTATAATGGCAGTGTTTCCCTATTTTTAGCCGATCAACAAAATATCTATTTAGGAGATTTAGAACATCTTCTGGAATTGCATTTAGAACGTTTATCGCTATCAGAAAAACAGGTAATTCATGGGTTGGCTAATCAAGATCAACCTGTTAATTTTTCTGAAACCCTTCTTGACATTGAACTATCAAAATCTGAATTTTTGCAGGTTATAAAATCCTTAATTCGGCGTAGCTTGATTGAAAAAGTAGAAATTGGAGAGCGATCGCTATTGACTCTAAATCCCATTTTTAAAAGCTATATTAAACAGAAATGA
- the rppA gene encoding two-component system response regulator RppA → MRILLVDDEIELTEPLSRVLTREGYLVDIATDGRFGCDLARQNHYDLLILDWMLPQKSGLEICQELRSQSDPTPILFLTAKDTLDDRVQGLDAGADDYLMKPFELRELLARVRALLRRYQAIESPLTHSNRLQVADLELDLENQLAYRGTRMIDLSEKESQLLAYLMRYPGQLLTHHQIHQHLWGDGEQPSSNVLAAQIRLLRRKIEITGETPLIHTVYGKGYRFGE, encoded by the coding sequence ATGCGAATTTTATTAGTTGATGATGAAATCGAATTAACAGAACCTTTGAGTCGGGTATTAACCCGTGAAGGGTATCTTGTTGATATTGCCACAGATGGGCGTTTTGGCTGTGATTTAGCCCGTCAAAATCATTATGATTTATTAATTTTAGATTGGATGTTACCACAAAAATCGGGTTTAGAAATTTGTCAGGAATTGCGATCGCAATCTGACCCAACCCCGATTTTATTTTTAACAGCAAAAGACACCCTAGATGATCGAGTTCAAGGGTTAGATGCCGGGGCTGATGACTATTTAATGAAACCCTTTGAATTACGCGAATTATTAGCAAGAGTTCGCGCCTTATTGCGTCGTTACCAAGCCATAGAATCCCCCCTTACCCATTCTAATCGTTTGCAAGTCGCAGACTTAGAATTAGACCTCGAAAATCAACTCGCTTATCGGGGAACACGAATGATTGATTTATCGGAAAAAGAAAGCCAACTTTTAGCTTATTTAATGCGTTATCCAGGGCAACTATTAACCCATCATCAAATTCATCAACATCTTTGGGGAGATGGCGAACAACCCAGCAGCAATGTATTAGCCGCACAAATTCGCCTTTTAAGAAGAAAAATTGAAATAACCGGAGAAACCCCCTTAATTCATACGGTTTACGGCAAAGGATATCGTTTCGGAGAATAG
- a CDS encoding class I SAM-dependent methyltransferase yields MSHTYTVWKTAKLSKAFLEGVRGAIPLAVEQIDILLRIIRKAQPNLDNFLDLGCGDGILGRSILSQYPDARGVFLDISETMVKVAQESVDQSSGKISFILQDFSLKDWIQTLKNDAPFNVIVSGFSIHHQPDERKKELYQEIFDLLKPGGLFLNLEHISSTSPWGEQLFDELFVDSLYVYHKKLGNNLSREEVDQKYYNRPDKIANILAPVELQCDWLREIGYQNVDCFMKLFEIALFGGIKP; encoded by the coding sequence ATGTCTCATACCTATACGGTCTGGAAAACTGCTAAACTTTCTAAAGCCTTTTTAGAGGGGGTACGAGGGGCAATTCCCTTAGCAGTAGAACAAATTGATATTCTGTTAAGAATTATTAGAAAAGCTCAACCTAATCTGGATAATTTTTTAGATTTAGGTTGTGGAGATGGAATTTTAGGACGTTCTATTTTAAGTCAATATCCTGATGCTAGGGGGGTGTTTTTAGATATTTCAGAAACAATGGTTAAAGTAGCACAGGAGAGCGTTGATCAATCTTCTGGAAAGATTTCTTTTATTTTACAAGATTTTAGTCTAAAAGATTGGATTCAAACCTTAAAAAATGACGCTCCTTTTAATGTAATTGTATCAGGGTTTTCGATTCATCATCAACCCGATGAACGAAAAAAAGAGTTATATCAGGAAATTTTTGATTTATTGAAACCGGGAGGACTTTTTCTGAATTTAGAGCATATTTCCTCAACATCTCCTTGGGGTGAACAGTTATTTGATGAGTTATTTGTTGATTCTCTTTATGTTTATCATAAAAAGTTAGGAAATAATTTATCACGGGAAGAAGTCGATCAAAAATATTATAATCGGCCAGATAAAATCGCCAATATTTTAGCTCCCGTTGAGTTACAGTGTGATTGGTTACGCGAGATTGGTTATCAAAATGTTGATTGTTTTATGAAATTGTTTGAAATCGCCTTATTTGGAGGAATTAAACCTTAA
- a CDS encoding Eco57I restriction-modification methylase domain-containing protein, producing MTQGKNNNKSLFSQHYLQHQIQDCPEWLVDVTAGFKQLKSLYQSQQNLLSTFNQVQTQNFLIQPALEILGFSYIYQVNYYDKSQIKCPNYALFNHKIEQNQAYCLQTHETAFYSRVIAIAQSQYWQRPLSKVLTNDQRDIDQNTNPSFQIINDLIRTGVNWGILTNGREWRLYYRLASSKATEFYPIDLLELLETENLEQFKYFWLFFRQEAFVKNSQGRNFLEGIREESTRYSRRVENELKALVFERIFPNLAGGFVANATRQGQPVTSKQVYKATLSFVYKLLFLLYAEARNLLPMGGNYRDYSLMQLTQEVAQDIKIQKRLSPTSTEIYDRLLNLFQLVGQGEKKLGISPYNGSLFDFNFSKLQDQLDDSANYFLSQFKLPDVILAPLLDQLAQFEGKPIDYHFLDVRQLGSIYEELLEYQIIIEDATTGKVYLENDQSDRRLTGSYYTPDYIIKYMVSQTLKPILEQRSQQFSELMEQIYQLYDQIKNQALEKQSLNNLRKELQQLQQDATTTLLDIKVCDPAMGSGHFLLETVDYLTDELIYILTQYPEHNPVLEMLDQTRQSIVDNLEQQDILIDSDQLDPTQLLQRLVIKRCIYGVDLNPMAVELAKVSLWLHSFTIGAHLSFLDHHLRCGNSLIGTTIREVGAKILADETGQSILLTGSFVELLKAGEIMQNISILNDVTFVEVEQSKKLFRYFNKTIKPYKQLLNRDISHFFELKPTKKTSYEKQFFHWDLEFPEVFIDLKNATWKENAGFDAVIGNPPYDILAEKERKENLGCLINYLKSNPVFAHSLGGKLDLYRLFICRSDYLISRFGFVGLIIPLSVLADQQAISLRKFLLHKNKIRQVNAFPQKDDPNRRIFRKAKLPTCIIIFSNSLNNQPIKITVHPGNLLEEISGEFYCSLTEIEALDDNNLPIPLLSSTEEVQVLRRFNIQNQIQKVKNICSTYQGEINETTMNNLISKNPNSGCRILRGGNIQRYEFIPQPKQGMTKYLNVTAYYQQMGGNRIIHTLQPRIGYQRNAALDSWKRLIFTPLPTPCYCFDSVSYFLIENNHSAFTLLALLNSNLLEWRFRLTSTNNHISISEIAALPIPIFTFNTPLEHRQKSLENAIAFYHQYQSNGNLNPLLTQVNYHLNQQPPETDIIHDLLAYLAEQMIELNKQKQTEIQSFLQGLEGFMGCSIDTLNHKSKIRNYLGDYYKTELHLGFDEFISVLNKNKLKIAPLCQKKQQMLEQEYQNSLNILLPLKTQLMRCDKLIDAIVYRLYGLTEAEIAIVERSKFRRV from the coding sequence GTGACCCAGGGTAAAAACAACAACAAATCCCTATTTTCTCAACATTACTTACAGCATCAGATTCAGGACTGTCCAGAATGGCTAGTTGATGTAACTGCGGGGTTTAAGCAGTTAAAAAGTCTCTATCAGTCTCAACAAAATTTATTATCAACATTCAATCAAGTTCAAACTCAAAATTTTTTGATTCAACCCGCATTAGAAATTTTAGGATTTAGTTATATTTATCAAGTTAATTATTATGATAAAAGTCAAATAAAATGTCCTAATTATGCTTTATTTAACCATAAAATAGAACAGAATCAAGCCTATTGTTTACAAACTCATGAAACCGCGTTTTATTCTAGGGTAATTGCGATCGCACAATCCCAATATTGGCAACGTCCCTTAAGTAAAGTTTTGACTAATGATCAACGAGATATTGATCAAAATACTAACCCATCTTTTCAAATTATTAACGATTTGATCAGGACGGGAGTAAATTGGGGAATTTTAACGAATGGTCGAGAATGGCGACTCTATTATCGTTTAGCATCTTCTAAAGCAACAGAGTTTTATCCCATCGATTTACTAGAGCTTTTGGAAACAGAAAATTTAGAACAGTTTAAATATTTTTGGCTATTTTTTCGCCAAGAAGCCTTTGTTAAAAATTCCCAAGGACGCAATTTTTTAGAAGGGATACGGGAGGAAAGTACCAGATACTCAAGGCGAGTGGAAAATGAGTTAAAAGCATTAGTTTTTGAGCGGATATTTCCTAATTTAGCGGGGGGTTTTGTCGCAAATGCAACTCGACAGGGACAACCTGTGACATCTAAACAAGTTTATAAAGCGACTCTATCTTTTGTTTATAAGCTGTTATTTTTGCTCTATGCTGAAGCGAGAAATTTGTTACCTATGGGGGGGAATTATCGAGATTATAGCTTAATGCAGTTAACTCAAGAAGTAGCTCAAGATATTAAAATTCAGAAGAGATTAAGCCCAACTTCAACGGAAATATATGATCGGCTTTTGAATTTATTTCAACTTGTGGGTCAGGGAGAAAAAAAATTAGGTATTTCTCCTTATAATGGCAGTTTATTTGACTTTAATTTTAGTAAACTACAGGATCAATTAGATGATTCCGCTAATTATTTTTTATCTCAATTTAAACTACCAGATGTGATATTAGCTCCTCTATTAGATCAATTAGCACAATTTGAAGGAAAACCCATTGATTATCATTTTTTAGACGTGCGACAATTGGGGTCAATTTATGAAGAATTGTTAGAATATCAAATTATTATTGAAGATGCTACGACGGGAAAGGTTTATTTAGAAAATGATCAAAGCGATCGCAGGTTAACAGGCTCTTATTATACTCCTGATTATATTATAAAATACATGGTTAGTCAAACCCTAAAGCCGATTTTAGAACAGCGATCGCAACAATTTTCTGAACTCATGGAGCAAATTTATCAACTATATGATCAGATCAAAAATCAAGCATTAGAAAAGCAAAGTTTGAACAACTTACGAAAGGAGTTACAGCAATTACAGCAAGACGCAACAACTACATTACTCGATATAAAAGTTTGTGACCCCGCGATGGGAAGCGGTCACTTTTTATTAGAAACAGTAGATTATTTGACCGATGAATTAATCTATATTTTAACACAATATCCTGAACATAATCCAGTCTTGGAAATGTTGGATCAGACTCGTCAAAGTATTGTAGATAATTTAGAACAACAGGACATTTTGATTGATTCTGATCAATTAGATCCCACTCAATTATTGCAGCGATTGGTGATAAAACGCTGTATTTATGGGGTAGATTTAAACCCAATGGCGGTAGAATTAGCAAAAGTGAGTTTATGGCTACATTCCTTTACAATTGGCGCACATTTGAGTTTTTTAGATCATCATTTACGGTGTGGAAATTCATTAATTGGGACAACAATTAGAGAAGTAGGAGCAAAAATTTTAGCAGATGAAACTGGACAGTCAATTTTATTAACAGGGTCATTTGTGGAATTATTAAAAGCGGGGGAAATTATGCAAAATATAAGTATTTTGAATGATGTAACTTTTGTAGAAGTTGAACAAAGTAAAAAATTATTTCGTTATTTTAATAAAACAATAAAACCTTATAAACAGTTATTAAATAGGGATATTTCTCATTTTTTTGAATTAAAGCCAACAAAAAAAACAAGTTATGAAAAACAGTTTTTTCATTGGGATTTAGAGTTTCCAGAGGTATTTATTGATTTAAAAAATGCTACTTGGAAAGAAAATGCTGGGTTTGATGCTGTGATTGGAAATCCACCTTACGATATTTTAGCAGAGAAAGAGAGAAAAGAAAACCTAGGCTGTTTAATTAACTACCTGAAATCTAATCCAGTTTTTGCTCATAGTCTCGGCGGAAAACTAGATTTATATAGATTATTTATTTGTCGATCAGATTATTTAATCTCTCGATTTGGATTTGTGGGTTTGATTATCCCCCTGTCTGTTTTAGCTGACCAACAAGCTATTTCTCTCAGAAAGTTTTTGTTACATAAAAATAAGATTCGTCAGGTTAATGCTTTTCCTCAAAAAGACGATCCAAATCGAAGGATTTTTAGGAAAGCCAAACTCCCAACTTGTATTATTATTTTCAGTAACTCTCTTAATAATCAACCCATTAAAATTACCGTACATCCCGGTAATCTTCTGGAAGAAATTTCAGGAGAATTTTATTGTAGTTTAACTGAAATTGAAGCATTAGATGATAATAATTTACCAATTCCTCTGCTTTCATCCACTGAAGAAGTTCAAGTTTTAAGGCGGTTTAATATTCAAAATCAAATCCAAAAAGTAAAAAATATTTGCTCAACTTATCAAGGTGAAATTAATGAAACGACGATGAATAATTTAATTAGTAAAAATCCGAATAGCGGTTGTCGAATATTACGAGGAGGAAATATTCAGCGCTATGAATTTATTCCTCAACCTAAACAAGGGATGACAAAATATCTCAATGTCACTGCTTATTATCAGCAAATGGGAGGAAATCGAATCATTCATACCCTTCAACCCCGAATTGGCTACCAGAGAAATGCGGCTCTTGATAGTTGGAAACGCCTAATTTTTACACCTTTACCCACTCCTTGCTATTGTTTTGATAGCGTTTCCTATTTCTTGATTGAAAACAATCATTCTGCTTTTACATTACTCGCACTACTCAATTCTAATCTTTTAGAATGGAGATTCAGATTAACTAGCACGAATAACCATATTAGTATATCAGAAATTGCTGCTTTACCGATTCCTATTTTTACTTTTAATACTCCCTTAGAACATCGTCAAAAATCCCTGGAAAATGCGATCGCCTTTTATCATCAATATCAAAGCAATGGTAATCTTAATCCCCTATTAACCCAAGTCAACTATCACCTTAATCAACAACCCCCAGAAACAGACATTATTCACGATCTGTTAGCCTATTTAGCTGAACAAATGATTGAACTCAATAAACAAAAGCAAACTGAAATTCAAAGCTTTTTGCAAGGGTTAGAAGGCTTTATGGGTTGTTCTATTGATACTCTAAATCATAAATCTAAAATTCGGAATTACTTAGGAGACTATTACAAAACAGAACTCCATCTTGGTTTTGATGAGTTCATATCCGTTTTAAATAAAAATAAGCTCAAAATTGCTCCCCTTTGCCAAAAAAAACAACAAATGTTAGAACAGGAATATCAAAACAGTTTAAATATCCTATTACCCCTCAAAACCCAGTTAATGAGATGTGATAAACTGATAGATGCAATTGTATATCGGTTGTATGGATTAACGGAAGCAGAAATTGCTATTGTAGAGAGGAGTAAATTTAGGAGAGTTTGA
- a CDS encoding Uma2 family endonuclease, whose product MKTLAKWSIEDYHQMIDAGILCDRNVELLAGEIVEMSPETPIHYYTAEEGTQYLQTLLASKAHVRFNGPITLSNSEPEPDIAIVRLPKSTYKNHHPYAEDIYWLIEVAKSSLKKDLELKLSIYAKALIPEYWVLDLSQKQLIVFREPENNNYLIQQIFSQGIITPLAFPDVQISVERLVS is encoded by the coding sequence ATGAAAACGTTAGCAAAATGGTCTATAGAGGATTATCACCAGATGATTGATGCTGGGATTTTGTGCGATCGCAATGTCGAACTATTAGCAGGTGAAATCGTTGAAATGAGTCCAGAAACTCCTATTCATTATTATACGGCTGAGGAAGGTACACAATACTTACAAACCTTGTTAGCAAGTAAAGCTCATGTTCGTTTTAATGGCCCTATTACCCTGTCAAACTCTGAACCTGAACCGGATATTGCTATTGTTAGACTACCCAAGTCAACTTATAAAAATCATCATCCTTATGCTGAGGATATCTATTGGTTAATTGAAGTAGCCAAAAGTAGTTTAAAAAAAGATTTAGAATTAAAATTATCAATTTATGCTAAAGCTCTCATCCCTGAATATTGGGTTTTAGATTTATCACAAAAACAATTAATCGTATTTCGAGAACCTGAAAATAACAATTATTTGATTCAACAAATTTTTAGCCAAGGGATTATTACCCCTCTAGCGTTTCCTGATGTTCAAATATCTGTTGAAAGACTCGTGAGTTAA